The Nyctibius grandis isolate bNycGra1 chromosome 9, bNycGra1.pri, whole genome shotgun sequence genome segment GATACTCAGAGAAGCCCAGTCTAAGAGAAGCTTTGGGTGCGGCATCCTTGTTCATGTCCTCAGAATGGCCACTGATCCCATTCACAAGGCCATTGACCCCAGCGGGAGCTTCTGCCTCACCTGTTTGGACACATGCCAAGGTTTAAATCTGTAACATCTTTTAATTGTTTAATACCCTGAGCAACTGAAAAGTGTTGCATTGACCAAACAGGTGAGTGGACCCACAAGGAGGCTGAAGAAGTAAGAGTTAAGAACAGGAGTCAAGATTCTTAGACCTTATTAGATGAGAAACAGATGAGAAACTGAAGAGAGGCATATACTCAAACAAAGTAAGCTGTAAAGGCTGGAAGTACTTTCCCCTTTGAAAAAATTCTCTACAAGTAATTTACCATTGACTCCATCTTGGTCTTCTTGGTCCTCCATTTGCTGTTCATCATCTTGGTCTAAATTGATGTCAGGAGTCTCAACTCTAATGATGGACTTATTTAAAAGCCTGAAAGCTTCCTTCACATGTTTCGGGTGAACCTGGGGAAGATTTGAAAAAACGTGTATTAAATAAGCATGGTGGCTCTTCTAgtgttaaaagttttttttcccaatagcTCCAGAAACTCACTGACTCTGACAAAGGGTCTGTCTACCCATCTCACTTGATTAATCCTAAGCAGTAAAAGACTCTGCAAGTCAAATTATATCCTACTACAAGTACTCTGAGTTCACACAAGGTTACAGAGGAAATAAGCAGCCTGATGAATCTTTCAGGCTTTCGCAATCATGTGGAGTTCATAAAATTTTGACTTAAGCCAAgaacattttgaagaaagatCAGTGGAGcaagaaacatgaaagaaatgGGTCTCAACAGAAACAatacggaaaaaaaaaaaaaaagacataatgaGACTCTCCCCTggaactgaaaagcaaaaattggAACAATCATCTCTAGCTGAGCCATAAGCTGAAAGCTATCTGTTCCTTTATGAgctgaatttaattaaaaagaactcAATGGGTGTCCTTCTTACACAAGCAGTGAGCAAGTTTCTATCACTGCATGTATCAGATAACCCCTAATCAACATTTCAAAAGGCCTGCTGAGTTTTAAAGCAGGGGCTAGATGGATAGTAGTCATACTACAGTTAATAGCCATAACACAATGTACATTTCAACATCGGTTGACGTGAGGAGGAGCTCAGATCACAAACACAGGCACTCTTAGGGAGGTTCAGATACTTTGATGAACTTTGACTGTTCAGATTGCAGACGGAAGAGAGCTGTGAGAGACTACAAACTACGCAAGATTAGGAGAGACGCTACCAACAGCCCTGGCTGATACTAATAGATGATTGTTCTTCCTGTTTGTCATGATTTGACAGGTAACAGGCTGAGAGCGCTGATACAACTGTAATGCAAAAACATGCATGTTCTCAGTTTGGAGCAGCTGATCTCAGTTTTACAAGACATACCTTAAAAACAGTATCTCTGACATACCAATTCAAGACCGAGTATGACCACATCACAAGTGAAAATATGATCCAAGCTCTCGCCTCACCCATAGGATTTAAATACATACAATACCATAGTTAAATAGCAAAGTCAGAACTCCCACAAcatttatataaacatttatACAAACTGTCATCAAAAACCTGATACCTCATCACAACAGTGCATACGGGCCATAGCTTCAGACAGCCGAATCATGCTTTCCAGCTGTCGCACTGTGATTCTCCACGACGACTTTGTCACTCCAGAGCCATCACGCTGCCGTAGTCGTTTATATTGCTCCACAATAAAGTCCTCAGACTCCTTAGATATCTTTGTGACATAAGACAGTATGACAGTTTGCCATGTTAAACATATTAAAGTTTATTCTTCTTGCATTAGATTGGCAGTTCTCAGACTTTTCTGTACTAGCTActgtttttcttggaaatattCTATGCTATACACATACTATACATAAATATGACAATCATGTTAAAATTATACTGTAATAATGATTACAGTAACAGTGATATTACAGTAAGTACACTGATGCACTAATTATTTTACAGCAgattttggttatttctatttttctcttccaccGACTTGCTTCCAGGCATAATTCATGTCTGTCTCTACTGGATTGTTCTatgtttatttacatttcattctgcatgcaaacacacacacaagcatacACTGAATATCCTAGCACTGACTACAGCTTTTTAGCCTGAGTCTATCTGCACACATAGATAGACTCTATCTATGTGTGCTTTTAGCCTGAGTGTGTACATGCTTTTTAGCCTGAGTCtatctgcacacacacagatccagctggaaaacaaactCCCCACCACATGGAAATGAAATGGGAGTTTTCAAAACTCTGTAAGAGAAGGTGTCCTCTCCTTCCATTTGAAAAGAGCTACATTAGaagaacttctgaaaaatctaaCACACAGCCCATCCAAACTGCTATTTGGAAAGACCACCAAAATTTGTACTTAGAGCAGTTTCCCATGTTCTGTATTTTAccacaaagaaagcaaagaaatatcGAGGAACAACACCCTTTCAAAATAAAGGCAAACAAACTGTTTGATTAAGCAGTAAgtcaataaaatacaaaaatctctGCAGCAGCCATGTTGAACAACCCATGCCCTCGGGGTATGAGAAAGCTACAAACGACCCCTCAATCGTTCTAGAAAGAGGTTAAGAACTGCCACCAAAGCAGTTAAGACTACCAATTGTaacagctgggctggctgggtTTCTGGAGTTCAAGAAGAGAGTATGTTGTTCCAAAATATCCTATGTTTCTAGATAATAACTGAGTTTATGGCTCCTTTTTTTGAGGCAACACTACACTGTCTTTGCATTTGCCAGAAAAAAGCATGCTACAGAGTGACCGTTCCTTTGGAGCTCCTCATACAGAACAACTTATACAGGAAAGTAGAATTACCTTTGGTTTAAACTGTCTTGCAAACAGCAGATACCTTCTGATATCATCTAACGAATAGACACGATCAACAGATTCTTCTACTCTGGAATGCAGATCCACTATGCGTCTGGCAATGGCGTAATCTGTAACCTGGGATATTATTGCTCTGTCAGATCACTTGCACAACAGCAGCCAAACATCAAAACAACAGCTATATTCTTCCTTCCCATTCCCCTCCCTCACTTGTACTCCTTATGGCAGAGCTAGTGTTTCCAGAAGCTAGACTCTGCCAGAGGATCCAGGAGAATGCCCTGGAGGTTTTTAATACAAGGAAACATAGCAGAGAAGGGATAAAAGGCAGTTTTAGGATTTATAACCTCTTGGAACTCTCATGGGTTTCAAGTTAGCCATAGAACAGGCACAAAGCAGCACTTTACAGCGTGGGaactgctttcttccttttcagcctACTCTGTCTCTTTCATCAGTCCCTTCTCAATTAGACAATCACTCTGAGCAAAACAGTGGAGAGAACAGCGCTGAACCAACATTAATCTCTGTACCCCATGCGTTCCCAAGGCAAATGCCACATAGACAGGTGGTAGCAGTCTTAGCCTTAGCGACCAGCGATTTGTAAAAATGACTAATGGTGTTAAGTTTGCAAGTCAAACCACTACAAGATGAAAAGGCAGCATCCTCGTATTCAGCAGAGCATGTTCAAATTTGTACTGCCAGCTTTTAACTttgcagagagagaagaaaagcagaagcaagacACTCTCATGAGATCAGCTTCATCTAAAATTGCaaagggccaccaagatggtcagagggcaGGAGCACATGATGTATgagaggctgaaagagctgggtctgttcagcttgaaaagaaagcaactgCCTCATTGGCAAGTATAGATGTGATGGAGCCAGATCGTTCTTAGAAGTATGGATTGACAAGAGACAACCAACACAAACTGAACCATGAGAAATTCTGATTAGatacaaaaattattatttttcaaacacaagAGTTTTAAACATTGCATTAGGGGCCTAGGGAAGTTCCAgaatcttcatccttggagatactcaaaactcaCCAGGCCAAGGTCTCAGCAACGCGTTCTCAACGATCTGCTTTGAGTGTGTTGCTAgactagagacctccagaggtcttTTCTGACATAAATTATTCTACAGTTCCTTAAAATTACCTCATTACATTCATCCACAAGGATGAAGAAGAGATCAAAGCGAGACATGATGGGAGCTGACAGGTTTATATTCTGTTTCAGTGACTTGGATCTGTCATAGCGCCCACCAACTGGGTTTGCTGCAGCCAAAATGGAAGTCCTGGCATTCAGGGTAGCctgacaatgaaaaaaaaaattttttttaaaaaaagaagaatgataCCTGTGGCCACTTGCTAAACTAACTCATTGCAATTTGAATGGGTCAGCATAAAATCTTTTAGATGGAGTTTCAATGGAGGTATTACAACAATCACTCCTCAAAAGAGCCCAAACTCTTCTAACTAGCCCTTTCTAACCAGGTCTCTGCCCCAAGACACAGTTTGATGAATCAATATTTTAACATTGTCACCCAATACTGAAACAAGCCCTTAAAACCACTTTTCACAACTCCCTGTTTTTAACAGTGCAAATACACACTTTACTTCTACAAACACGCACAAATCTATACCCTCTTTCAGGTTTACTTCAAGGTTAGggttttcccattttctgttttctgtccaCTActatctcttttttcctttcagtaatgtTTCTGATCTTTTTTGGGTATGTGGCACAAAAACTTTGCAGGCAAGTGACCTCTGTCCTGCCACAGtgaggcagctgcagagctgacaTGAAAATCTGACAGATGACACTAGATCAGAACGTGTAACAAACAGTCAGGCAATCGTACAGACTACACAACCAGAGGAACAGCTCTAGCTACCTTTACTCCTGCTTTAGTAATGGATATAGTCTGCTGCTCCATTGCTTCATGAATGGCTACTTGATCCCGCACATCCATTTTGTCAAATTCATCAATGCAACAAACGCCCTgcagaggaagaataaaaaataagtcACCCATATTCAATcactttttggaaaaaagcatCATTCGGGGCTCTTTGTCATTAATCAAAACGCTTTCAGGGATGCAGGGACCTCTCTAGTTCCTGGACTCACATTATCCGCCAGCATCAATGCTCCAGCTTCAATGACAAATTCATGAGACTCTTCATCTTTTACAACAGCCGCTGTTAGACCAGCAGCACTGGAGGCTTTTCCACTGGTGTATACAGCACGAGGACTGAACTCGTCCACATGCCTATGGAGAGAAATAACAGTGAGGAACAAACTTAAAAAGTCAGATTAAAACCTGCAGGAACAAGGTAACTGTAATGCAGTGCTGCTTTCAACCTCTCAGGCCAGGACTTGTTCCTTCCTTCAGGAAGCAATTAAGATTTAGGTAGGCCCTCCCACCTCTAATGATGTTTGAGCAAGCCTTGAAAACTAATCCTTATCTAACTGCAGTCTATCACAGGTCTGTTATTCACCCTTGTTACACCAGCAGACAAAATAATCCAGACCTCCTCCCACAAGTTTTCTGCTGACTTCACAAGCTAACACAGCTCCTTAGGGGTCAGGTAAATGTCAGAAGGGAACAAACGGGTTCACAGCAGGAAGCAGCGAGACTGACCCCAGGCAGCCTAAGGCAGCTTTTGTGTGCCTCTACATTTCTCATTTGCAGCATGACCTCAGCTTCACAGAGAATGATGCAGACTTAAATGAACAGcatgataaaataaaaccatattaAACAGAATGTCCAATAAAAAAGCATAATATAAGATGTAGcataaaacataattatttcataattatttttcagggtTAATAGTTGTCTATTTATCCAAAGTGTTGGGACCTATCAACTTAGACTAAGccaaaaataggaaaaaaaatcattatttcatcCGTCTCTGATATTTTAAGATGTGcaataaattttgtatttttaatatgcaatgtcttttgaaaatgtttggaAATTCATACTTTCATAACTaactaaagaacaaaaaaaaggcttaattCGTTCTTTGTTATTACCACAGGGGCTTGTTGAGTTTGCTTCAGCCCTGTTCAAACACTTCAACCGCATCCAAACAATTCCtggaaaatattcttaaatattttacttcccttttctctgtttaacATAGAAAAGGCACAATACACATTTATAGCTCTAGACACACTGGacaatatttaaatactgaGTTTTAATGAGATGCTTACTTTAGAAATTGACTCTTGGCTGTACTTGGATCACCAACAACACAAACATTGATGTCCCCACGCAATGAAGTGCCTTCTGAAGTGGTCTTAGGAACTCCTCCAAAAAGCATCAGCAGGACCCCACGTTTCACTTCATCATTACCTGCCCCAGAAAAGACACTCGACTGAAAatccaaaaaaaacaccacatttttcctatttaaaaaaaaaaccttcagccCACTAGAATTTTAGAGCACTTGGGCACATCTGCTCAGAATTTACCCATTTGCTAAACATCCACTCAAACTGCATTTACTTGCTTGATACAGTTTCAGGGAAGAATGACTCAGAAAGCGGCTGAATTCATTTATGCTACAGTGGCTCAGAATATGGACCAAATTCAGCTGATAAAACTTTTCAGACACAACCAACATAAGTCTTCAAACTAGCTCTGAACCAGAAACAACTGCAAACATATACACACCCATGCATGCACAATAGCATACAAATATTTGGAACCCTTAAATCTTTTGAAGGAACCCATATAAAATAGAGCTTATATCCAACTGTCAGCTGTAGGGTTTACTAGTAGATCACCCAATAGCAAAACCAACCATTTTGACTAGTCTTGCAGGCCTTAATGATTAAACATAGCAAGTACTCAGGAAATAGATTCTCCTTTTCTAGCATAACCAGTGCTGGAGTGAAGAGTTGGTGGTAGTTGGCATAGGGCTTTCAAGCTTTCCCAAAATGGCACTACATGGACAGCAAAAAGAATTACTATTTTCACAAGTGAAATCTTCCCTCTCCGAGTCAACAACTGGACTCTTACCATGGATAGTGGGGAAGAGGCTGGTGCACAGATTATGGTAAAGGTTCTTATCTTGGCTCATTTCAAAAACCTTTTCCCACTCTTTCACAGACATTtggtttttaatgctttctgcAGTCTGTTCTTCATCTCGGAGCTCTTTTCCACCAaactaaacaaaagaaaaaaaaaagtaataaaagtaaTAACATGGTCACTACTGAATGTGAGTACGGCAGACAGGAGGTTACAAAAACTTGCTCTGTAAGCTGAACGGGAGGAACACATTCAGAAAAGCTGACCTTAGGCTAAGGAAGCTCATCACCttatacatttaaaaaccaCTAGACAATTTCCTAGGGGGAAAAATCAATGGAATGTAACTCCAGTTAGCGAGAAAAACCTAGGAGATTAAAAAGAGAGTAAACCAGTGTGGCTTTCTGTGGCTAAAATTTGCCTTTGTAAGCATTCTTCATTAACTGGAATTTACAATGtctttcattactctggaaTGAGGCAGGAAACTTCTacacccagaaaaaaacagatgctaTATTTATCCTATGTGACGGCAAAGCTGCTAGCAGAATTACAGATTGAAATAGCATACCATGCTAAAACCCAGCCATAGTCATTATTACTTATTATGTTGTAGTAACATCCCAAGATGTTATGTGATAAACCAGAGGGAACAAGAAGGATTGCTGTTTTCCCTGTGACAAGATGAAGCAACAGGATTTCCTGGAGCAAATGTTGGAGAAATGGATGAAAGCTGAGTGGAAATAAATGGACCCGTTAGCTCATTAGAATAAACTGATAACATTGGCAAATATTCACATCTGTGAAAACTGCTACGAAcaataaagacaagaaaaaatacttgcTATATAAATCCATTCAGAATATAAAGACAATCAAATGCACAGGAAGGTAGTACACCTTTATATTTAAAGCTTTACCCACTCCTGCTCCCTAATTTGAGGTAAAACCGTACAGAGCAGAAATCATCAACGCctttaaatctattttctttccagactCACCCGTGGATTTGTTGGTGCAACGTAACAAGCTAGAAAGACTAGCTTATACGACAGCTCTCTGACTCCAAGGGCTCGAAGTCCTCGAATGCCTTCGGTTTCATAGCCCTCTGTCCCGCTCACCCGGGAGCCGGTTTCTGCGCGCACCCCTGGCATCAGAGTAGGAGTCAGAACAGCAGTTCCCAGAACCAGTGGGAAGGACATCTCATCAAGGTCATGAGTGGTAGCAACAAACCTGGTGTTGAGAGCTGGGACACATCAGGCACGACAATCAGGGACCCTGTGAAGTCACATTTGTCACCTGCCTGAGCAGACTCCACTGCTTCTGCACGCAAGATCACTTCCACGCTGCGAGGAATGCTGCCACGTGGCAGCTCGGCCTGAGTCTCCTGAATGCgaacctggggagggggagaataTTAAGCACCTAGTGAATGTCACCAAATTTGAAACTGCTTCAGAAGCTGAGCTGATAATACATATAGTAAGTAGCATTTAATTACTTCCATCCATGTCAATCATGAAATTCCTCTCACAATAAGACAAACAACCAAAAATCCCTTCACTAATCAGTATCTAAGGAGTCTTGGAGAAACTTAAGAGGATACCCAGGGGCCACAATGGCAGTTCTGAGGGCTAGGAAAAGCAGCTTCAAGAGTCCAGTTAACGTGACTGACACAAAATATTATTGCAGGATGTGAAGTGCTGAGGATTTGGCAGAGAGTAAATCAATCTGGAAGAGCAAAACACTGCAGATACTAAAAGACACCTCTTTTCATACTCGTATAAAACAGCTACACATGATGCATCTGCAACACGAGACTAACAGTGGCTCAAATACACGGGTTTTCAGTGGCTTACTTAGACAATAAACATCATGCAACAAAACTGCTTTGATACTATTCATAATTTCCCATGCTTAAACATAAGCCTTCCATAGACAGAAATAAACTATTTACACAAATTCCAGTGCCTTTTCTTGAGATCTTTTCTTGATGTTGAACAAACCAAAATTAACTATCTTCAGTGTGTAGCAGTACAAACAACACCTTTCAACTACCTCAGGAACATTGCTGTTTGTCGCCACCCCCCAACCTCACCACTGTACCTTTTGGAAATCAACAAATCTTGATTTGTTTGTGTCCAGCAGGAATCTCCTTCTGTTGGCACAGACTGGGTTTCTGCAGATGTTTGGCTGCGTGTATTTAAATTGCTGTTCCACATCTTTAATCACTGTCTGGCAGTCAAGGCACAAGAAGGTTCCACTTATAAGCTCAGGATGGACTGGGTGGGTACGTACCACCTGTCCACTGATACGCATCAGTGAGCCAATTTTTGCGGATGTCAGTTCCCgaattctgtttaaaacagaaattcatgAGGATTAAATCCTTGAGTTGGCATTTTTAGGCCCAGGGTACTACCCAAGTACCAAGATTCAACATAGTTTCATTCAGTCTGTGACTAAACAACAGTTGTaacagacaaaagaaataaagttacTAGAATACATTCTCATTTCATGATTTTACATAAACTTTTAGATTAATACTAAAGGTCAAAGCAATACAAAAGTTACTTCACTGGTACTTCAAAAACAACATACTCTAAATCACTTTTTTAATTAGAGAAGTTACATTTGTTTGTCAAATATGATGAATGTAAGTATTTGAGTACGACTCACAAATTAAAACCTGTTTCAAAAAATACCCTGCACAAGATCACGAAACTTCTTCACAATTGTATTGGTCAACTGCACATTTCATGCTATAtaaccaaaacattttcagtatgCTTTGACACCTTTTTCCTCGTAGTAAAAACGCATAAGTTTCTGGAATTAATCATCATCTTACTTGTGTCTGGTAGGTAGATCTTGGAACGCAACATAAAAGTCCTTGTTTGAAGGAACATTTCCATGGTCTCTGGCAAAAGTCCTCACTGCTCGGCAGAGGTAAGGGTAAAccctgaaatacagaaaataagttCGAATTTTATAGAAGCTATCCAAATTCCTTCTTTGCTTTAGACTACATCATGTAGTCTACATCATGCCACATTATGtaagaacaaacaaaagctaAGCTAAATATGAGATTACTGCATAATAATGccatttgcttttattgtttgaaaacagactttttaaagTCTCATTTTATGACACTTTTATCATTATATTAAGAAGTAGGTCCTCAAAATAAGGCACTGgctcaataaaatattttcagagcaaGCAGTTCTAGAGTTTATTCTGTATTCCCATACTGATAATCTACTTCTTTACCAGAACAAATGCAATTGCCTAGTTAACTAATGGTTTCCAGAGAGAAACCCATTAAGAAATAAGTTTTgatccagtaaaaaaaaaaaaaaccaaaccaaaatttcttaaatataaGTGTTTTCAGGATACAGAAAGCAGATAAACCTCTCGTTTTTCACATAACACGTAAGACGTTATGGGCCTGAGACCATAGCATTGCTCAGCTCTCAGGTAATCTCCACACTTTACCTGTAAAATTCCTCCTGAATAGTGGTAGAGAGCTGCTGATTGAACTGCTCCAAATCCGCAAAGCTGACGATCAACGTGTTGCGCTCTGGCCGAATCAGTTCTTCAGCATCACGCAAGTATTTGACCTCCCCGTCGCTGTTCTGGAACCTGAAAGTGATTCAGGGAAATGTTTCACAGTTACCTATCAGGCTGCAATTGAATACTTCTGAAttcaggagagaaaggaagaaaaggagtgTGCAACAGAACGACAGCATCCCACAGTCACCTGCAAACATCTTTTCCAACAATATTTCTCCTTCCGCCCCCCTTGCTACATCTGTTCTCCGAACACCCCAGCACAGACGCACTGGATCTGCATTTCATACAGCTGGTGTGCCacacataattttatttatggtTTAACAATGACTCTGCACCAGCAAAacgggttttgttttgtgttcctCAGGATGGTCAgagactcgatgatcccagaggtctcttccaacctgattgattctgtgattctgtgatgttaaGGGTCTGCTTGTTTGCTGCTGAAGGGTCCCTCGGGAGACAAAATGTAGGGACTCAGACGTATGGAGGTGTAACAGCCAAGCCGCAAAAGAGATTTCCAACGCGGCTGTCAGAAAACTTGGTTAAGAGGGGCCAAACGCACCTAACAAGGCCCCATCGAAAGCTGCTCGGGAAGGATTTTGCCAGCCAAGGGAGCACCGCGCTCCCTTCCCGCACCCCTCGCCAGGCACACACCTCACGGCAGAGCAGTGCCTCAGCGGCGGGCCCCGGCGACAGGAGAGCTTTTCTGACCGAAACACGGGCGATCGGGGCGCCGGGCCCTGACAGGATCTCACCCGCGCCAAATGGCGGCCCCCTCTGCGCGGCGCTGGCGGCCCGCCGcggcccgccgcctcccgccagGCCCGGCCCCCCTCACTCACTCGTCTAAGAAGTCCTGGAACAACTTCTGGCACTTCTCGGCCACCTCATCGcggagctgctggtgctgctgggacGCGCCCGcgtcccccgccgccgccgccgccaggtCCATcccgcccgctgccgccgcctcaGCCCCCAACCCGGCCCCACCGCCGTTCGCGCCACAGCGCACGCCACGCGCGCCGCCGCGCCGGCCAATCGGCGGCCGGTCGGCCCTGCGgagccccgccgcgccggccaATCGgcggccgcccggcccggcagagccccgccccgccgcccctcctcccccgccgcccctcctCCCCCGCCCTCAGGGACGTTTTCGCGCCACAGGCGAGGGGCGCGGCCGAGCTGAGGGCGGGGCTCGCGCCGCGGTGGCCGGGGAGGGGCCGCTGGCCGGGCCCGGGTCTGAGGCGGCGGCCGGAGGCGGGTTCCTGCCCCGGGAGAGGCGGGGGAAGGTTTAAAGAGTATAAATCCCTATGCTGCGTGGGGGGGGGCAGCTTCTCGCTGGCAGGACTTGCTAGGTAGGCTACACCCCGGCTTCTGGAGGCCTAGCCTGAGGGGAAAAGGGTGTAAGTTAAACCAGGTGAGGGCCAGGCCTTCGTCTGGACACTTGGACCCTTGTTTGTAACGTTGCGTTGGTATAAGGGAACGTTTGCCAAGCGATGCCATGGCTGGGAGCCGTCACCGCATGGCAGCTGGTGGCACATGATGCCTGCCAGCGGGAACCGCTTCAATATCTATGAAAAATTGCTTAGAATCGCTCTGCCACCTGCAAAGTCATTAATCTCTGCCTAAACTGGGGATTTTGCTGTAATTAAGGCAGCTAAGGGCTGACTTTTTTCAGTTGCTAGCAGCACAAGCTTCCTGCAGTACTGTTATTTCATGTTAGGGTGTACTTGATGTACCGTGAACAGAGTCTTAATTGCAAAACGGTAAAGGCTGCCtggtaatttgtttttttgggtaTAGTAATATTCAGCCCTGCATGGTTCACTCACTTCTTGCTGCAGAGGTCAGAGTAGAGGTTCTGGCTGGGTTAAGTCTTTTTTGAAAGATGGTATTATTTTAATGCAGGTTGTTGT includes the following:
- the MCM6 gene encoding DNA replication licensing factor MCM6; the protein is MDLAAAAAGDAGASQQHQQLRDEVAEKCQKLFQDFLDEFQNSDGEVKYLRDAEELIRPERNTLIVSFADLEQFNQQLSTTIQEEFYRVYPYLCRAVRTFARDHGNVPSNKDFYVAFQDLPTRHKIRELTSAKIGSLMRISGQVVRTHPVHPELISGTFLCLDCQTVIKDVEQQFKYTQPNICRNPVCANRRRFLLDTNKSRFVDFQKVRIQETQAELPRGSIPRSVEVILRAEAVESAQAGDKCDFTGSLIVVPDVSQLSTPGVRAETGSRVSGTEGYETEGIRGLRALGVRELSYKLVFLACYVAPTNPRFGGKELRDEEQTAESIKNQMSVKEWEKVFEMSQDKNLYHNLCTSLFPTIHGNDEVKRGVLLMLFGGVPKTTSEGTSLRGDINVCVVGDPSTAKSQFLKHVDEFSPRAVYTSGKASSAAGLTAAVVKDEESHEFVIEAGALMLADNGVCCIDEFDKMDVRDQVAIHEAMEQQTISITKAGVKATLNARTSILAAANPVGGRYDRSKSLKQNINLSAPIMSRFDLFFILVDECNEVTDYAIARRIVDLHSRVEESVDRVYSLDDIRRYLLFARQFKPKISKESEDFIVEQYKRLRQRDGSGVTKSSWRITVRQLESMIRLSEAMARMHCCDEVHPKHVKEAFRLLNKSIIRVETPDINLDQDDEQQMEDQEDQDGVNGEAEAPAGVNGLVNGISGHSEDMNKDAAPKASLRLGFSEYRRISNLLVLHLRKAEEEEDDSSLKKSELINWYLKEIESEIESEEELINKKKIIERVIHRLTHYDHILIELSQSGLRGSREEETFDEDPYLVVNPNYLLED